A stretch of the Leptospiraceae bacterium genome encodes the following:
- the cmr5 gene encoding type III-B CRISPR module-associated protein Cmr5: MISEDDKKKGLKGIEQGRADYAYRCVEDAKRDLKEDADKYKSYCKKIPMMLKINGLGNTIGFIKAKKEKAYGILYKQVSEYLYNEKKCIYPFDTEQELLKQIIQLDTPEYRAITHELLALFSWMKRFSEGLIKGKEDKQEKDHAEG, encoded by the coding sequence ATGATAAGTGAAGATGATAAAAAAAAGGGTCTGAAAGGAATTGAGCAGGGACGGGCGGATTATGCCTATCGTTGTGTGGAAGATGCAAAAAGGGATTTGAAAGAAGATGCGGATAAATATAAATCCTACTGTAAAAAAATCCCCATGATGCTTAAAATAAATGGTTTGGGAAATACAATCGGTTTTATTAAAGCTAAAAAAGAAAAAGCTTATGGTATATTATATAAACAGGTAAGTGAATACTTATATAATGAGAAAAAATGTATCTATCCATTTGATACAGAGCAGGAACTCTTAAAACAAATCATTCAATTAGACACTCCCGAATACAGAGCGATTACCCATGAGCTATTGGCTCTTTTTAGTTGGATGAAGAGATTCTCGGAAGGCTTAATCAAAGGCAAAGAAGATAAGCAAGAGAAAGATCATGCCGAAGGATAG
- the cmr4 gene encoding type III-B CRISPR module RAMP protein Cmr4: MFKEAKPLFLICETPLHAGSGDELGVIDLPIQREKHTNFPKVEASSLKGALRESFESKCDIEKDSYVLKDDNLLKKYPNLNDPWMMKSKKDGKEVESQKKFRLKEAKKEISAIIYNQVIFHLFGPEDEENNYEGALGFTDARLLFFPVKSMKNVFAYITCPRVLKRFKEEMEMTGLKDIPELPKKETVPDKSPLLFICDKQKKVILEEFTFDFTEDENAAKFAEWIYNNVIQDEKLKTDIVVLSDEDFRDFVTHSTEVITRTKINNETGTVQDGQLFTEEYLPQESILYSLVMASPIFNEEKGIFQKDSKEKQAQEVLTFFQTGLSSVFQLGGNATTGKGLLRTKFLGAKNDK, from the coding sequence ATGTTTAAAGAAGCAAAGCCCTTATTTTTAATCTGCGAGACTCCCCTTCATGCCGGTAGCGGTGATGAACTGGGAGTAATTGATTTACCCATACAAAGAGAAAAACACACAAACTTTCCCAAAGTGGAAGCTTCCAGTTTAAAGGGAGCATTACGGGAAAGTTTTGAAAGTAAATGTGATATTGAGAAAGATAGTTATGTACTAAAAGATGATAACTTATTAAAAAAATATCCAAACTTAAATGATCCCTGGATGATGAAATCAAAAAAAGATGGAAAAGAAGTTGAATCGCAAAAAAAATTCCGACTCAAAGAAGCTAAGAAAGAGATATCTGCTATTATATACAACCAGGTAATCTTTCATTTATTCGGTCCGGAAGATGAAGAAAATAATTATGAAGGTGCCCTCGGCTTTACGGATGCTCGCCTCCTTTTCTTTCCGGTAAAGTCTATGAAAAATGTTTTTGCTTATATTACCTGTCCTCGCGTGCTGAAACGTTTTAAAGAAGAAATGGAGATGACAGGACTTAAAGACATCCCTGAACTTCCCAAAAAAGAAACCGTACCTGACAAGTCTCCACTTCTCTTTATTTGTGATAAACAAAAGAAAGTTATATTAGAAGAATTTACCTTTGATTTTACTGAGGATGAAAATGCTGCAAAGTTTGCAGAATGGATTTACAATAACGTTATACAGGATGAAAAACTCAAAACGGATATTGTGGTCTTAAGTGATGAGGACTTTCGGGATTTTGTCACCCACTCAACAGAAGTTATCACCCGAACCAAAATCAATAACGAGACGGGGACGGTTCAAGATGGTCAATTATTCACAGAAGAATACCTACCGCAGGAAAGTATTTTGTATTCCCTCGTAATGGCTTCCCCTATCTTCAATGAGGAAAAAGGTATTTTCCAGAAAGACAGCAAAGAAAAGCAAGCACAGGAAGTTTTAACGTTTTTTCAAACCGGCTTATCTTCAGTTTTTCAATTAGGAGGAAATGCAACAACCGGCAAAGGTTTACTCAGAACCAAATTTTTGGGAGCTAAAAATGATAAGTGA
- a CDS encoding putative CRISPR-associated protein, with product MANKILITTVGTSLFENFAKYRMDNEYDVPAEIEYLKDNTDYKDWDDEKENINNLKEYIIEWMNEKKEDIHDCSAEIKSILKIKDEIKIEKVYLIVTETILSRLAAEIIQEKLENVSIQFDSQKDVIGGLQVDDFNTFNEKGFLGLINRIEEIKYSYFPNGETQDKFILNTTGGYKALNPIMTIIGQIENWDLKYIYEDSDALITIPGKLPISFNWDVVEAFSSYISKEGLKEYVTNSELMKELVELQLIVENKNETDPEKKYQVSIIGQLLSRYIEERSEINKGNLGLFLEYILYRYFNEEDVKKTGYRTKSKLSFNEYYKLSDEYDPNELEYEKIEFTNSKNDRSVGDIDLFLENQKGKPVLCEVKSFKEVVGFSYNLSDKQKDYCFKIFARIEAYHKNKGQYPEEFLLIIHRTRYGKDQSILISMDEKVREVIDNFNSRINRKYDGKVKLKVKAYYVDLVKKSLKVNYTDLLQNSIKESNWENIL from the coding sequence ATGGCAAATAAAATACTAATCACTACAGTAGGAACTTCTCTTTTTGAGAATTTTGCAAAATACAGAATGGATAATGAATATGATGTTCCGGCTGAAATAGAATATCTAAAAGATAATACAGATTACAAAGATTGGGATGACGAAAAAGAGAATATTAATAATTTAAAAGAATATATTATAGAATGGATGAATGAGAAAAAAGAAGACATTCATGATTGTTCTGCTGAAATAAAAAGTATTTTAAAGATAAAGGACGAAATAAAAATTGAAAAAGTTTATCTCATAGTCACAGAAACTATCCTTTCCCGCTTAGCAGCAGAGATTATTCAGGAGAAATTAGAAAATGTGAGTATCCAATTTGATTCTCAAAAAGATGTGATAGGAGGTCTGCAGGTAGATGATTTTAATACTTTTAATGAAAAAGGGTTTTTAGGTTTAATTAATCGAATTGAGGAAATTAAATACAGCTATTTTCCGAATGGAGAAACACAGGATAAATTTATACTGAATACTACAGGTGGTTATAAGGCTTTAAACCCTATTATGACGATCATCGGACAGATAGAAAATTGGGATTTAAAATATATTTATGAAGACAGTGATGCGTTAATTACTATCCCCGGAAAGCTGCCTATCAGTTTTAATTGGGATGTTGTAGAAGCTTTTTCTTCCTATATCAGTAAAGAAGGTTTAAAAGAGTATGTGACGAATTCTGAATTAATGAAGGAACTAGTTGAACTTCAGTTGATTGTAGAAAACAAAAACGAAACAGATCCTGAAAAGAAATATCAGGTTTCAATTATAGGACAACTATTGTCCAGATATATAGAAGAAAGGTCAGAGATAAATAAAGGGAATCTGGGTTTGTTCTTAGAATATATTTTATACCGCTACTTTAACGAAGAAGATGTTAAAAAGACGGGGTATAGAACTAAGAGTAAACTAAGCTTTAATGAATATTATAAGTTAAGTGATGAATACGACCCGAATGAATTAGAATACGAAAAGATAGAATTCACAAACTCTAAGAATGATAGAAGTGTTGGAGATATTGATCTTTTTTTAGAAAACCAGAAAGGGAAACCTGTATTATGTGAAGTAAAGTCGTTTAAAGAAGTTGTTGGTTTTTCGTATAATCTAAGCGATAAACAAAAAGATTATTGTTTTAAGATCTTTGCCAGAATAGAAGCCTACCATAAAAATAAGGGACAATATCCGGAAGAGTTTTTACTTATCATTCATAGAACAAGGTATGGAAAAGATCAATCGATTCTGATTTCTATGGATGAGAAAGTAAGGGAAGTAATTGACAACTTTAATTCAAGGATAAACAGGAAATACGATGGGAAAGTGAAGCTTAAAGTAAAAGCTTATTATGTAGATTTAGTTAAAAAGTCTCTCAAAGTAAATTACACAGACTTGCTACAAAATTCAATTAAAGAATCCAACTGGGAGAATATTCTGTGA
- the cmr3 gene encoding type III-B CRISPR module-associated protein Cmr3, which translates to MQCLEIKPLDPVFFRNSAPFTMGDETTAQEMFPPNPSVIYGAIRASFFNEGNISLAEIRKKTEKLKIESIYYKKGNKAGFLIPLPADICKIKKNNKIDNYILNSLSDFKSEALKGKKYITPGDQKDISEVIENAFFELNLKKYILGSIKNESKVSGIVPFDSITMNEAKIGIGRDNISRSSEEGKLYRTDFIRWEGENKESDLSLIVAISGLNLPDSSGYLKLGGEAKLAFYKTIESLPFYWNETKPRLNKQYFKLVLLTPTFIRNEEFLDKAICKIINKVQYIGGFDIRDKKPKPLRKAYPAGSVFFFESNQFSEERKQELIETYHGKANLCSEEDQLQGYGMSFLADIGEVKNGK; encoded by the coding sequence ATGCAATGTTTAGAAATTAAACCATTAGACCCGGTATTTTTTAGAAACTCTGCTCCTTTTACTATGGGGGATGAAACAACAGCACAGGAGATGTTTCCACCAAATCCTTCTGTGATTTATGGTGCTATAAGAGCCAGTTTTTTTAATGAAGGAAATATATCACTAGCTGAGATAAGAAAAAAAACAGAAAAATTGAAAATAGAATCTATCTATTATAAAAAAGGAAATAAAGCAGGTTTTTTAATTCCCTTACCGGCAGATATTTGTAAGATAAAAAAAAATAACAAAATTGATAATTATATTTTAAATTCACTCTCAGATTTTAAAAGTGAAGCATTGAAAGGTAAGAAATACATAACACCGGGTGATCAAAAGGACATTAGCGAAGTTATAGAAAATGCCTTTTTCGAATTAAACTTAAAGAAATATATTCTTGGAAGCATAAAGAATGAATCTAAAGTTTCTGGTATTGTTCCTTTTGATTCTATAACAATGAATGAAGCAAAAATAGGAATAGGTAGAGATAATATAAGTCGGAGTTCGGAAGAAGGAAAATTATACAGGACGGATTTTATACGATGGGAAGGAGAGAATAAAGAATCCGATCTGTCTTTAATTGTAGCAATTTCAGGGCTTAACTTACCGGATTCTTCCGGATATCTAAAGCTGGGAGGAGAAGCAAAGCTTGCTTTTTATAAAACTATAGAGAGTTTACCTTTTTATTGGAACGAGACAAAACCCAGGTTAAATAAGCAGTATTTTAAATTAGTCTTACTCACTCCTACATTTATTAGGAATGAAGAATTTTTAGATAAAGCAATTTGCAAAATTATAAATAAAGTCCAGTACATAGGTGGTTTTGATATTCGCGATAAAAAACCAAAACCGTTAAGAAAAGCGTATCCGGCAGGTTCGGTCTTTTTCTTTGAAAGCAATCAGTTTTCAGAAGAGAGGAAACAGGAATTGATTGAAACCTATCACGGAAAAGCAAATCTATGTTCTGAGGAAGATCAATTGCAGGGATATGGAATGAGTTTTCTAGCAGATATAGGAGAGGTTAAGAATGGCAAATAA
- the cas10 gene encoding type III-B CRISPR-associated protein Cas10/Cmr2 translates to MKEYLLLLSISPVQSFIEASRKTVDLFNGSQILSDLIDGVNKNSDFINKDLIIFPEQSLSSKPNRLLAIVQTDNPMEYGIQLKNYITETLLIGKANKTLGEQLTEDSIKQFKDHFQINWNLLEYSKENYHELFWTIEREHSAMKMQREVSYFSETGRKCALDGKYNVKFYRKTETENDERKLYNNKLFQEKDSVEIFAYENSSKKLQPGEGLSAVSYYKRMYNNEHFSSTAGIALMEQINNTNVGTLCKINNYFKKFDESIENHQLLYEENLTEEYFRKNGYSNFLEKLSSLQNERKDLEKCIKENTGFKQLHKYYAMILFDGDSMGAFLSGETLEEKPEGEEFQEFHKYVSQCLGEFASYAKNYLDSENRGRTVYAGGEDFLGFINLVHLFEVMRNLRIKFKLMVFQKIKKIYSLKKELTFSAGIVIAHYKIPLSVVLGQVRKAEKRAKSVDGKNAFAISVLKHSGERQEAVWKWGEKKNVLKPIQKIYKHFYDKQFSSNFVKVLSREFSLLYEKNGKYFNQEHVRAELKRLLKRAYLGNRENKEKKEKNIEEMYSFLNMLLSTRTSSLKHYLITLNIIDFMIRKIS, encoded by the coding sequence ATGAAAGAATACCTGTTATTATTATCGATTTCACCCGTCCAAAGTTTTATCGAAGCTTCCAGAAAAACTGTAGATCTATTTAACGGAAGCCAGATTTTATCAGATTTGATAGATGGTGTAAATAAGAATTCTGATTTTATTAATAAAGACCTGATAATCTTTCCTGAACAGAGTTTATCATCTAAACCCAACCGTTTATTAGCAATTGTGCAAACAGATAATCCTATGGAATATGGAATACAGCTAAAAAACTATATTACAGAAACACTACTGATAGGCAAAGCTAACAAAACACTTGGAGAACAGCTTACAGAGGATAGTATCAAACAATTTAAAGATCACTTTCAAATTAACTGGAATCTCCTTGAATATTCCAAAGAGAATTACCATGAATTGTTCTGGACTATAGAGAGAGAACACTCTGCTATGAAAATGCAACGTGAAGTTTCATACTTTTCAGAGACAGGAAGAAAATGTGCTCTCGATGGAAAGTATAATGTAAAGTTTTATAGAAAAACAGAGACAGAGAATGATGAAAGAAAGCTTTATAACAATAAGTTATTCCAAGAAAAAGATAGTGTAGAGATATTTGCCTATGAAAACAGTTCTAAAAAACTTCAACCCGGTGAAGGGCTTTCGGCTGTCAGCTATTATAAGAGGATGTATAACAACGAGCACTTTTCTTCTACTGCCGGAATTGCTTTGATGGAGCAAATAAATAATACAAATGTAGGCACCCTTTGTAAAATAAATAATTACTTCAAAAAATTTGATGAATCAATAGAAAATCATCAATTATTATATGAAGAAAATCTAACAGAAGAGTATTTTAGAAAAAATGGATATTCTAATTTCCTCGAAAAGCTTTCCTCTCTTCAGAATGAAAGAAAAGATCTTGAAAAGTGTATCAAGGAAAATACAGGTTTTAAACAGCTTCATAAATACTATGCCATGATTCTTTTTGATGGTGATAGTATGGGCGCCTTTCTATCGGGAGAGACCTTAGAAGAAAAACCGGAAGGTGAAGAGTTTCAGGAGTTTCATAAGTATGTGTCTCAATGTCTGGGTGAGTTTGCAAGCTATGCAAAAAATTATTTGGATTCCGAAAACAGGGGCAGAACAGTCTATGCTGGTGGTGAGGATTTTTTGGGCTTTATTAACTTAGTTCACCTGTTTGAGGTTATGCGAAATTTAAGAATCAAGTTTAAATTAATGGTATTTCAAAAGATCAAAAAAATCTATTCTTTAAAAAAAGAGCTGACCTTTTCAGCAGGAATTGTAATTGCACACTATAAAATCCCTCTCTCTGTAGTTCTCGGACAGGTACGAAAAGCAGAGAAAAGAGCCAAATCAGTAGATGGAAAAAATGCTTTTGCCATATCGGTGTTGAAACACTCCGGGGAGAGACAGGAAGCGGTCTGGAAATGGGGGGAGAAGAAAAATGTTTTAAAGCCTATTCAAAAGATTTATAAACATTTTTATGATAAACAATTCTCTTCAAATTTTGTTAAAGTGCTAAGCCGGGAGTTTTCGCTTCTATATGAGAAAAATGGGAAATATTTCAATCAGGAACATGTTCGAGCTGAACTGAAAAGATTGTTAAAACGTGCCTATCTGGGTAATAGAGAAAATAAAGAAAAGAAAGAAAAGAATATAGAAGAAATGTATAGTTTTCTGAATATGCTTCTATCAACTAGAACATCCAGTCTGAAGCATTACTTAATAACTCTAAATATTATCGATTTCATGATAAGGAAAATAAGCTAA
- the cmr1 gene encoding type III-B CRISPR module RAMP protein Cmr1 translates to MQKTITFDCEVITPMFCGGANPQEVELRPPAIKGGLRFWWRAMHGDWPLDKLKTEEAKLFGGTEKLSYREDGRRVDYEPAKSCFTVEVQDKGLQVLSKNHLPVLKPEWHPDYYDDYKTKKTDLLKYMAYGTYDFHKGFHEYYSVGSNFSILLTLSEGRIKHQKLEVDTVRKELIYCMRLFSTFGGIGQRSRNALGSFKINRIDAKEVDYVGISALRKGEEGKYSHFSANARLFKTRKLYDKWEEAFKEIAEVYRKARLQTEGTKWKFQKRVYIASPLQQAKPYERVLDRHAKPFFMNIRKEGNQFAGYMLFLPSYFVDKSVELSNKNLFVMNARGKNIKDMPDHQRANHNFHLVCNEFIEKALNKKEKEFLEEV, encoded by the coding sequence GTGCAAAAAACCATTACTTTCGACTGTGAAGTGATTACCCCTATGTTCTGCGGCGGTGCGAATCCGCAGGAAGTAGAACTACGGCCACCCGCGATAAAGGGAGGACTCAGGTTCTGGTGGAGAGCCATGCACGGGGACTGGCCTCTTGATAAGCTTAAAACCGAAGAAGCGAAGCTATTCGGGGGGACAGAGAAGCTTTCCTATAGAGAAGATGGCAGGCGAGTTGATTATGAGCCTGCAAAGAGTTGTTTCACTGTTGAAGTCCAGGATAAGGGGCTTCAGGTTCTATCAAAAAACCATCTTCCTGTTTTAAAACCCGAATGGCATCCGGATTACTACGATGATTATAAAACAAAGAAGACCGATCTCTTAAAATACATGGCCTATGGAACTTATGACTTTCACAAAGGTTTTCATGAGTATTATTCTGTAGGAAGTAATTTTTCTATTCTACTGACTCTTTCAGAAGGTAGAATCAAGCACCAGAAACTGGAAGTTGATACTGTCAGAAAAGAATTGATATATTGTATGCGCTTATTCTCTACTTTCGGAGGCATCGGACAGAGAAGCCGAAATGCACTGGGTTCTTTTAAGATAAATAGAATAGATGCTAAAGAAGTGGACTACGTGGGAATTTCTGCTCTCAGAAAAGGAGAAGAAGGAAAGTATTCTCACTTCTCCGCAAATGCCAGGCTTTTCAAGACAAGGAAATTATATGATAAATGGGAAGAGGCATTTAAAGAAATAGCTGAGGTCTATCGCAAAGCAAGACTTCAAACAGAAGGCACAAAGTGGAAGTTTCAGAAGCGCGTTTATATTGCTTCTCCCTTACAGCAGGCAAAACCCTATGAAAGAGTATTGGATAGACACGCCAAACCTTTTTTCATGAATATTAGAAAAGAAGGGAATCAGTTTGCAGGTTATATGCTGTTTTTACCCTCTTATTTTGTAGATAAAAGTGTAGAATTAAGTAATAAGAACTTATTTGTAATGAATGCCAGAGGGAAAAATATTAAAGATATGCCGGACCACCAGAGAGCCAATCATAATTTTCATTTAGTTTGTAATGAATTTATAGAAAAGGCTCTGAATAAGAAAGAGAAAGAGTTTTTAGAAGAAGTTTAA
- a CDS encoding IS1182 family transposase, with the protein MNYIQGTSREQIVLYSECLDNVIKEDSPVRVIDAYVDNLDLKKLGFKIPKLETGKPPYNPHDLLKIYLYGYIERIRSSRKLEKECNRNQELRWLTKNLAPDFKTIADFRKNNKDGIKNIFKEFLFFCKKMNLLTLSIVGIDGTKLRAQNGQNNVFKRERIENIEQNIKSKIQEYLEELELNDISEANELNLKDGDEARDVLNKLKRLTKYNDKVKGIRELFENDPELQVYFANDTDSRFQSDKGKIRPGYNAQTAVDNTNKLIIANDVSQKSNDLEQMTPMIEKVQSIKEELKIENETNAVMDSGYFSEKEIMNNKDKSGINIIVPDTKSALDSNNKRECKSNPDKLPAKGYEIQDFVYDKERDIYVCPAGKELNRQNENPRQTSYGIYVNEYKCKECKDCFHRAKCTNSKTGRTIRVSINRETMDDFKKEMGNEENKKLIRKRKEIVEHPFGTIKRNLGFTYFIQKGIRSVQAEFSFICFAYNFKRVINILGIRAFIDAVNAK; encoded by the coding sequence ATGAATTATATACAAGGAACTTCTCGAGAACAGATAGTATTATACAGTGAATGTTTGGATAACGTCATAAAAGAAGATAGTCCGGTAAGGGTTATTGATGCCTATGTTGATAATCTCGATCTTAAAAAATTGGGTTTTAAAATTCCAAAGTTAGAAACAGGTAAACCACCATATAATCCACATGATTTACTAAAAATATATTTATACGGATATATAGAACGAATCCGAAGTAGCAGAAAATTAGAGAAGGAATGTAATAGAAACCAGGAACTTAGGTGGTTAACAAAGAATCTCGCCCCGGATTTTAAGACAATAGCTGATTTTCGAAAAAATAATAAAGATGGAATAAAAAATATCTTCAAAGAGTTTTTATTCTTTTGCAAGAAAATGAATCTACTAACTCTTTCAATAGTTGGAATTGATGGAACGAAGCTAAGAGCACAGAACGGACAAAATAATGTATTTAAAAGAGAGCGTATTGAAAATATCGAGCAAAATATAAAATCCAAAATACAGGAATATTTGGAGGAATTAGAATTGAATGATATTTCCGAAGCAAATGAACTAAATCTTAAAGATGGAGATGAAGCCAGGGATGTATTAAATAAACTAAAAAGACTAACGAAATACAATGATAAAGTGAAAGGGATTCGGGAATTATTTGAAAACGACCCGGAACTACAGGTCTATTTTGCTAACGACACAGATTCAAGATTTCAAAGTGACAAAGGAAAAATTCGTCCTGGATATAATGCCCAAACTGCAGTGGATAATACAAATAAGTTGATTATTGCAAATGATGTATCGCAAAAGTCAAATGACCTGGAACAAATGACTCCTATGATTGAAAAAGTCCAGTCGATAAAAGAAGAACTTAAAATAGAAAATGAGACAAATGCAGTAATGGATTCCGGATATTTTAGTGAAAAAGAAATAATGAATAATAAAGATAAATCGGGGATAAATATTATAGTACCAGATACCAAATCTGCACTGGATAGTAATAATAAGCGTGAATGTAAAAGTAATCCTGATAAACTTCCTGCAAAAGGATATGAAATCCAGGATTTTGTTTATGATAAAGAGCGGGATATATACGTATGTCCGGCAGGAAAAGAATTAAATAGACAAAATGAAAATCCAAGACAGACGTCATACGGGATTTATGTAAATGAGTATAAATGTAAGGAATGTAAAGATTGTTTTCATAGAGCAAAATGTACCAATAGTAAAACTGGACGAACTATTCGGGTCTCGATAAACCGAGAGACAATGGATGATTTTAAAAAAGAGATGGGGAACGAGGAAAATAAAAAGCTAATTCGTAAACGTAAGGAGATTGTGGAACACCCATTTGGCACTATAAAGAGAAATTTGGGGTTCACTTACTTTATACAAAAAGGAATTAGAAGCGTTCAGGCCGAATTTAGTTTCATATGTTTTGCTTATAATTTTAAAAGAGTCATAAATATTCTGGGAATAAGGGCTTTTATAGATGCTGTAAATGCAAAATAG